A genomic segment from Thiomicrorhabdus aquaedulcis encodes:
- a CDS encoding SoxR reducing system RseC family protein produces the protein MPTPNTNENAGNLIFESSQHNSTNTEQYAKRLLLEQGVVESVDKGFAYVVTQRATGCSGCQSSSGCGTSALSKLFSSTSGVNSAIKVSNTEHCQPGDVVMLSLDESRLLKHSFMAYGLPLLGLFILAWLSSQILQTLGASPVLMDVGSIVGGLFGLIVGWTLTRKFYQPIMPCIQSVLSRVNDKNLT, from the coding sequence ATGCCAACGCCAAATACAAATGAAAATGCCGGTAATCTTATATTTGAAAGCTCGCAACACAATTCCACAAACACCGAGCAATACGCCAAGCGGTTACTGCTTGAACAGGGTGTGGTTGAATCGGTAGACAAAGGCTTTGCCTACGTTGTTACCCAACGTGCAACAGGGTGTAGTGGTTGTCAATCTTCTTCAGGCTGCGGCACATCAGCGTTGTCTAAACTGTTTAGCAGTACTTCGGGTGTAAACTCGGCCATTAAAGTCAGTAACACCGAGCATTGTCAACCTGGTGATGTGGTGATGTTAAGCTTAGACGAGTCACGCTTGCTTAAGCATTCTTTTATGGCCTATGGTTTACCATTATTAGGCTTGTTTATTTTGGCCTGGCTTAGCAGTCAAATCCTTCAAACGCTCGGCGCAAGCCCCGTGCTAATGGATGTAGGTTCCATTGTGGGCGGTCTATTTGGCTTGATTGTGGGTTGGACGTTGACACGTAAATTTTACCAACCCATTATGCCT